A region of Anolis sagrei isolate rAnoSag1 chromosome 2, rAnoSag1.mat, whole genome shotgun sequence DNA encodes the following proteins:
- the LOC132765465 gene encoding olfactory receptor 5AR1-like, protein MCMHIVVQHADVFINRPLWLSPSTESENVTTVTAFILLGFTEKPEMCPLFSVIFLLLYVLTVLGNGWMITLIRAEKHLHTPMYFFLSNLSVLDLCYSSVIAPKALEVHLHCGRASLSVPACATQMFCFTMLVTAECFLLAVMAYDRFMAICHPLTYVLLMTQGRCTCLVLGAYCCGLVGSLIQTSGAFRLSYCGPNRINHFFCDIPAVLKLSCSDTWLSEVILFISTSVIAVVTTTIIFISYTQVLLNVLRSHTGQGRRKALSTCTSHLTTLGLFYGTAIFMYAQPRTKAGSQDQDKVVSMFYTLVIPMLNPLIYSLRNKDVKEAMKHLRSRKIVDLFMK, encoded by the coding sequence ATGTGCATGCATATTGTAGTGCAACATGCTGATGTATTTATTAACAGACCTCTCTGGTTGAGCCCTTCTACAGAAAGTGAGAACGTGACCACCGTGACAGCCTTCATCCTCCTGGGCTTTACAGAAAAGCCAGAAATGTGCCCTCTCTTCTCAGTCATCTTCCTTCTCCTGTATGTGCTTACTGTCTTGGGCAATGGCTGGATGATCACTTTGATAAGAGCTGAGAAGCATCTTCACACTCCCATGTACTTCTTCCTCAGTAATCTCTCTGTCTTGGATCTTTGTTACTCCTCCGTTATTGCACCCAAAGCGCTGGAGGTTCACCTGCACTGCGGCAGGGCTTCACTTTCCGTGCCAGCCTGTGCCACTCAGATGTTCTGCTTCACCATGCTGGTGACTGCTGAGTGTTTCCTCCTGGCAGTCATGGCATATGATCGATTTATGGCTATTTGTCACCCATTGACCTACGTCTTGCTCATGACCCAAGGCCGCTGTACCTGCCTTGTGCTGGGCGCCTACTGTTGCGGTCTTGTGGGCTCTCTAATTCAGACAAGTGGGGCTTTCCGCCTGTCTTACTGCGGACCCAATCGGATCAACCACTTCTTCTGTGACATCCCTGCAGTCTTGAAGCTCTCCTGCTCGGACACCTGGCTTTCTGAAGTGATCCTTTTCATTTCCACCAGTGTCATTGCTGTGGTGACCACAACCATCATCTTCATCTCCTACACCCAGGTTTTGCTTAATGTCCTGAGGAGTCACACTGGTCAAGGGAGACGGAAGGCTCTTTCTACCTGCACGTCCCACCTCACCACTCTTGGTCTCTTCTATGGCACTGCCATCTTCATGTATGCCCAGCCAAGGACCAAGGCTGGGTCACAAGACCAAGATAAAGTTGTGTCCATGTTCTAcactttggtgatccctatgcTGAACCCATTGATCTACAGCTTGAGAAACAAGGATGTGAAAGAAGCTATGAAGCATCTGAGAAGCAGGAAGATAGTAGACCTATTCATGAAGTag